From the genome of Desulfonatronum thiosulfatophilum:
CCTCAATCTGAATACGGATCCCATTTTCCTGATCGACGGAACGTCGTTTCTCTACCGGGCGTTTTACGCCTTTCCGGACCTGAAACGCTCGGATGGATTTCCCACCAACGCCCTGTTTATCGTTCTGCGCCTGCTGTTGCGCTTGCAACGAGAGGAGAACCCCGAATTTGCGGGCTTTTTTCTGGACGGGCGGGGGGCGACCTTTCGCCACGAACTCTTTACGCCTTACAAGGCGCAACGCCAGAGCACGCCCGAGGGCTTGGTGCAGCAGATCGAGCCCCTGGTGCAAGGGGTTCGTCTTTTTGGTTTGACGACGCAGATTTCCGAAGGCGTCGAGGCCGACGATCTCATTGCCAGCCTTTGCTCCCGGTTCAAATCGCAACGTCCGGTGATCATTGTCGGCTCGGACAAGGATCTGCTGCAGTGCCTGGATGCCAACGTTTTTCTTTGGGACCCCGGTCTGAAGAACGAGAAACTGGTCTCCAAAGAATCATTCCAGCAAGAACATGGTCTCGATCCGCGGCAGTGGCCGGATTATCAGGCTCTTGTGGGCGACAGCAGCGACAATATTCCCGGTGTTCCCGGAGTTGGTCCCAAGACTGCCAAGGCCCTGATGCAGCGTTTTCCCACGCTGGAGGCATTGCGGGACAATTTTTCATCACTATTGCCCAAAGAGCGAAAAAAGATCGAACCCAGCCTGGAAGATCTCTTCATCTATCGGGAATTGACCCGCTTGCGCACGGATCTGCAGCCGGAAGCCCGGATTTTCGATTACCAGTGCAAACCGCATGAAGGTGATGCGTTCAGGAATTTTTTGCGCACGTATGAGTTTCGATCCCTGGAGCGGGAAATTTTGGCTTTGACGCCACATCTGGCCGGCAGTGGCGATTTGCTCCGACCGAGAACGGCAAAGCCTCTCCGACCGGTCGGCAGACCCAAGGCAGTTCAAGCCGTTAGTTCGGCTATACCCGAATCAGGCGCACTCCATGACGAGGCGCAACGTCGTGTCCTGCCGCTGGAGGAACTGCCGGATCTTGGATCTAAAACCGTCAGTGTCTTGCGACTTCCCGATGGGTGGGGCCTTGGGTTGGGTGACCAGGAACTGCTCTGGACTGGTCCAACGGATGCCTTGATCGCCGCGGCGAAGGGCTCGGATTTGGTTGCGGCGCATTCCTGGAAGGATCTTCTGGCCGCCGAGCCCTCCTGGACAGTCATTGACATGGCTCGCCGGTTCGACGTCAGCCTGGCGGCATATCTGCTGCAGCCCGAGGAACGGGACTACGCTCCTGCTGCTCTGGCACGCAGATACCAGCACGAATTGGCCGAGGAGGCGTCGCCGGCCAACCCTGCCCAACTGATTCTCCAACTGACGGCCGTCCTGCAGCGCAGCACGGCGCAGGCCGGATTCGAAGGTCTTGTCGCCTCGCTGGAAATGCCGTTGATCCCGGTGTTGGTGGACATGGAACGCAGCGGCGTGCTGCTGGATCAAAAAGCGTTGCGCTCTTTCCTGGATGAGGTTCAGGCAACGCTGGCCCAGCTTTCCTGCTCCATTTGCGAGAAGGCCGGAAAGGAGTTCAATTTGCGGTCCAGCCAGCAACTGGCGGAAGTCCTTTTCCAACGCCTGGGGCTGAAAACCGGCCGCAAAACTCCCGGAGGGAGCCGTTCCACGAACGTGGAGATTCTCGAAAAGCTGGCCGGGGAACACCCCATCGTCCCTGAAATTCTAGAGTATCGGAAACTGGAGAAACTGCGATCCACCTATCTGGAGCCCCTTCCCAAGTTGATGGATCGCGAAGGCCGGGTGCACACCACCTTCAACCAGTTGGCCGTGGCCACGGGGCGGCTGTCCAGCAGCAACCCCAATCTCCAGAACATCCCTATTCGTGGACCTCTGGGCATGAGGATGCGGGCCTGCTTTACCGCTCCGGAAGGACATCAACTGATCAGCGCGGACTATTCCCAGATCGAACTGCGTGTCCTGGCCCATCTTTCCGAAGATCCTCACCTGAGGGATCTGTTTACCCGGGGTGTTGATGTTCATGCCGGTACGGCAGCCATTCTTTTCGTGAAAGACCCGGATCAGGTTACAGCGGATGAACGCCGTAAGGCCAAGACCATCAATTTCGGGCTGCTCTACGGCATGGGGCCCCAGAAACTCGGTCGGGACCTGGGTATCGGCCTCCAGAAGGCGAAGGAATTTATCGCGTTGTACTTCATGCGGTTGCAGAAGGTCCGCGACTTCTACGAGCATATCGTGGCGCAGGCCAAGGAACAGGGCGCTGTGTTCACCCTGGCCGGACGACGCAGGATTCTTCCGGACATCAATTCCCGCAACGACAACATGGCCCAAACCGCTCGCCGGATGGCCATAAATACGGTAGTCCAGGGCTCGGCGGCGGACATCATCAAAATGGCCATGATCCGTGTGCATCACGATGAAATCCTGCGCGAGCTGCGCGCCAGAATGGTTTTGCAGGTCCATGACGAGCTTCTTCTGGAGGTTCCCACGCAAAGTTGCCGGGAAGCCGGAGCCCGGGTCGCCGACCTGATGGCCACGGTGGTTAATCTGGATGTCCCCCTGGTCGTGGACTGGGGATGCGGCCCCAACTGGGCCACGGGACATGATTGATACACGGACCGAAACACCGAATATCAGCATATCCTTGACCTGCAGGCTTGGGATGAGCTTTGGTTCAGCGGGTTGCATTCCTATGAAGCAATGTGCCGGATTCCATTAATTCGAGTGGTGGATAGTCCGGGTTGAAATCAATACAGAAGGTAACTACTCAGCACTTTTGATGACAAAACTCGGAATGTTCCGGCTGGTCTCGATTTTTCGGCATCGCCTGTCTGACTGAGCCAGGATTCGTTCATCGAACCATTGCCAAGCGCCTGAAGCGCCCATTGATGTTTATTCAAGCAATGGTTTGATGTTACGAAGCCGGCGAAGGAGTTGCGAGGTCGAAAAATCGAGACAAGCCGGAACGCTGCTGAGTAATTCCTACAGAAGGATAAATAAGAACATGCGCAATAAACTTCGTCTTCTCACTCCCGGTCCAACGCCCTTGCCCGAGGAGGTTCGCCTGGCTCTGGCCCAGGACATGGTTCATCACCGCAAGGCGGGTTTCAAGGAGGTCTTGCACCGCGTTCAGGAAGGCTTACAGTGGCTGTTCGGCACGCGTCAGCCGGTCCTGCCGCTGACCTGTTCCGGAAGCGGGGCCATGAACGCGGCGTTGTGGAATCTGTTTGCTCCTGGTGAGCGGGTGTTGGTGGTCGATGCCGGCAAATTCGGGCAACGCTGGGGAGATATCGCCCAGTCCCGCGGCTTGGAAATCACAGCGATTCGTCTGCCTTGGGGCGTGGCCGTTTCTCCGGCGCAAATCCAGGAAGCCCTGGATAACGATCCCTCCATCCGGGGTGTGTTGGTCCAGGCTTCGGAAACCTCCACCGGAGTGCTCCACCCGATCCGGGAAATAGCGGAAATAACAAAGGTCCGGGAAACACTGCTGGTGGTGGACGGAATATCCGCCGTGGCCATTTCTCCGTGCCCCATGGACGACTGGGGGGTGGACTGCCTGCTTACCGGCTCCCAGAAAGGGTTGATGCTGCCGCCCGGGCTGGCCTTCATTGCGCTCAGCCCGCGGGCCTGGAACGAGGTGGAACGCCATCCTTGCGCCGTGGCCTATTTTGATCTGCTCCGGGAACGTGAGAACTGTGGAAAGAATCAGACCCTGTTCACTCCGGCCATTAACCTGCTCAACGGGTTGGATGTTTCCCTGCATCTGTTCCGGAAACAAGGCCTGGAGGAAATATTTCGCAAGCAATGGGCTCTGACCTGTATGACCCGTGCCGGCGTCCAGGCCCTGGGACTGGATTTGATGGTCAAGGAAAACTATACATGGGGACTGACCAGCATTCTTCTGCCTCAAGGCATGGACGGGCAACGCTTGCTGGAAATTGCCGCCCGGGATTACGGCGTGGTCATGGCAGGCGGTCAGGATCATCTCAAAGGGCGAATTGTTCGGCTTGGCCATATGGGACATGTGGATTTCGCGGATATCCTGGCCGGCATCTACGCTTTGCGTCAATCCTTCAAGGCCTGCGGTGGACATTCCGGGAGCAGGGATTATTTGGAAATCAGCTTGGCCGCGTACCAACAGGCGCTTGATCACAAAACATGATCGGGTGACCGCATTTTCGCGCTGCAGTTGCGTGACGTATTCACAATTGTACAAAGCCACTATCCGCGCAAAAGCCATCTATACATGAGGTTTACCTGGAATGTCCGCATGAACTGGTACTTCATGCCTGATCTCCGCGAGAGGGCAAACGCAACAGCGCTGAAATTTTCAAGAAGGAAGGTGAGTGATGACCGAAGACGCCAAAATCACGGACCGCAGAATCAACCACGAAACAGGTTCCACGGAACAGGGGCCATCCGTCATGGAACAAGCCCATGCGGATCATCAAGCTCAACGGGGAGCATTCCAGGAATGCTTCATGCCCCATGTCTGTTTTTCCACGTTCGTACTCTCCTTGAGTTCTTCCGCCCTGGTACACCTGGGGGAAGTTCCGGATCCGGACAATGGGAAAACATCGATCAATATTTCCTTGGCAAAACATACCATCGATATCCTGGTCATGCTTGAGGAAAAGACCAAAGGCAATCTCGATCTCGAAGAATCCAAGCTGCTCAGGGACATGCTCTTCGAGTTGCGCATGCATTTCGTTCGCAAGTCATCCTGACACCCAACACCCTCCAGAAGGAAACCCATGCAACGCATTCCCGTCGGACTTGTAGGCGTGGCCGGTTATACCGGCATGGAGCTGTGCCGGTTGCTGGCCGCACATCCGGAGCTGGAACTGGTCCGGGTCACCAGCCGGACCGAGGCCGGCAAGACGCTGGGGCAAATCCTGCCTCATCTGCACGAAACAGGGCTGGCGGAACTGGTCGTTACAGCGCCGGATACGCAGGACCTGGCCCAGGCCTGCAAGCTTGTTTTTCTAGCCGTGCCCCATGGAACGGCCATGGATCTGGCCGCGGACCTGTTGCGGAAAAACGTTCGGGTGGTGGATTTGAGCGCGGATTTTCGTCTTCGCGATCCCGAGACGTATTCCCAGTGGTACAATCTGGACCACCGTCATGTCTCCTTGCTGGAACAGGCGGTCTACGGTTTGCCCGAGCTGTACGGCAAGGAGATCGCCGGAGCGAACCTGGTGGCCAATCCCGGTTGCTACCCCACCAGCGTGCTGCTGGCTTTGGCTCCAGCACTGCACCACGAACTGGTGAATCCCGAGGATATTCTCGTGGACAGCAAGTCCGGAGCCACCGGCGCGGGACGCAAACCGTCCACGGCGACTCTCTTTTGTGAAGTGCAGGATAATTTCCGGGCCTACAGCCTCGGAAGACATCGTCACACTCCTGAAATGGAACAGGAAATAGGCGTGTTGTCAGGCCAGCAGGTTCAACTTTCCTTTACTCCCCATCTGCTGCCCATCGGCCGGGGAATCCTCTCTACGATCTACGCACGGCTGAAAACCACGGCTTCCTCCGAAGAGGTCCATGCACTCTACCGTGATTACTACGCCCAAAGTCCCGTATCTGCCCGCTGGGTGCGCATCCAGACGCCCGGCGTCTGGCCGGAGACCCGATTCGTCCGCGGAACCATGTATTGTGATCTGGGCCTGCTGGTGGATCAGCGCACCAAACGGTTGCTCATCGTCAGCGTCATCGACAACCTCTGCCGCGGTGCCTCCGGTCAGGCTCTGGCCAATGCCAATCTGATGCTCGGGCTGGCCCCGGACATGGGCCTGCCTGTCGCGCCCATGGTGCCGTAGACGGTCTCCCCCGACGTCCGGCCTCCGAATACATACTTGCCTTCACAACAGTGAATCCCTTGCTCTCCATATTTCCGCTGCTTTCCCTGGTCCTGGGGCTGTTGCTGGGAAGTTTTTACAATGTCTGCGTTCATCGGTACCTGACCGGACAATCCGTGATCCTCCCGGCCTCACATTGTCCCAAGTGCGGGCATGGGCTGTCCTGGTGGGAGAACATCCCCCTGTTCAGCTTTCTTGTACTGCGGGGGCGCTGCCGTTCCTGCGGCGAGGGCATTTCCTGGCGCTATCCATTGGTCGAGGCGGTGTCCGGGCTGTGGGCCCTGCTTCTTGCCTTGCAGTTCGGCTTTGGCTGGGCATGGTTCCTGTACATGGCGGCCGGCGGACTGCTGATTATCATGAGCTTTATCGACTTCCAGGAGTACATCCTTCCGGACATTTTCACCTTTCCCGGAGCCCTGCTCGCATTTGGCGGGTCGTTTCTTCTGGCGGACATGTCCTGGCAGGATTCCTTGCTGGGAGCCCTGTTCGGCGCCGGTGCGTTCTGGCTGCTGCAGAAAGGGTATTATCTTTTGCGCGGAGTGGAAGGGTTGGGCACTGGGGACATCAAGCTGATGCTCATGCTCGGAGCTCTGGTGGGCTGGCAGGGCTTGCCGATGATGATTTTTCTGGCCGCATTCACCGCACTGGCGGCAAGCCTGGGATACATGGCAAAAAATGCCCATCAAGGCATGCAGACCCGGATTCCCTTCGGCCCGTTTCTCAGCCTGGGCGCAATGCTGCAAATCCTCTACGGCCAACAGTTGATGGCGCTTTGGATGCCCCTGGGCTGATCCGGCTTGACCATCAGAGGTAATATTGGCAATTTAATTGCAAAGCGAATGAACAGCCGGATTTCACCGTCACCAGGAGTATGCCAATGAAAATCAATCCCGAACAAACCTCGGCTTTAAAGGCAGATGCGGACCGGGATGCCCGCAAGGTGAACAAGAGCGGCGAGCGCTTTGAAGATCTCCTCTTCCGTGCATCGAGAAACGGTGCATCGCCTCAGGATTCCTTGTCTCCCGCCGTGTCGCAGCCGTCAGGCCCCATGTCCCCGATGCACCTCACGCCGACGCAGATGCTGTTTCCTGTTGAAAATGCACCGGCATTCCAGAGCAAAGCCATGGACACCTTCGACAATCTGCTTTCAAGGTGGGAAAATTATGCCCACCAGTTGTCCGCCGATCCTCAAGGGTTGCGTAACGCCAACGGCATTCTTGAAGAGATTTCCGAGCAAATCGGAACTTTGAAAGCCAACTGGCCGCAGCAGGGATCGTCACAACCTCTGGGTCCGGAGTTGCGGGGCATGCTTGACGAACTGGAAGTCATGGCGGTCACCGAAAGAATCAAGTTCAATCGCGGGGACTACCTGTAGCGCACCATCTTTCCGATTTTTGTTCGTCCGTCCTATGGAACCGGATCATTAGCTGGCCGGAGTTCGAACTCGGCCAGACGTTGATAACATGGCCCGGCCGGCGTCAGCCGGCTTTGCCACAGCACGATCCGTTCCATTCTGATTTCCGGCCAGGAGGCGCGCCGCAACTCCGACAGCAGATTTGCCCATGG
Proteins encoded in this window:
- the argC gene encoding N-acetyl-gamma-glutamyl-phosphate reductase → MQRIPVGLVGVAGYTGMELCRLLAAHPELELVRVTSRTEAGKTLGQILPHLHETGLAELVVTAPDTQDLAQACKLVFLAVPHGTAMDLAADLLRKNVRVVDLSADFRLRDPETYSQWYNLDHRHVSLLEQAVYGLPELYGKEIAGANLVANPGCYPTSVLLALAPALHHELVNPEDILVDSKSGATGAGRKPSTATLFCEVQDNFRAYSLGRHRHTPEMEQEIGVLSGQQVQLSFTPHLLPIGRGILSTIYARLKTTASSEEVHALYRDYYAQSPVSARWVRIQTPGVWPETRFVRGTMYCDLGLLVDQRTKRLLIVSVIDNLCRGASGQALANANLMLGLAPDMGLPVAPMVP
- a CDS encoding prepilin peptidase, with amino-acid sequence MLSIFPLLSLVLGLLLGSFYNVCVHRYLTGQSVILPASHCPKCGHGLSWWENIPLFSFLVLRGRCRSCGEGISWRYPLVEAVSGLWALLLALQFGFGWAWFLYMAAGGLLIIMSFIDFQEYILPDIFTFPGALLAFGGSFLLADMSWQDSLLGALFGAGAFWLLQKGYYLLRGVEGLGTGDIKLMLMLGALVGWQGLPMMIFLAAFTALAASLGYMAKNAHQGMQTRIPFGPFLSLGAMLQILYGQQLMALWMPLG
- a CDS encoding pyridoxal-phosphate-dependent aminotransferase family protein, producing the protein MRNKLRLLTPGPTPLPEEVRLALAQDMVHHRKAGFKEVLHRVQEGLQWLFGTRQPVLPLTCSGSGAMNAALWNLFAPGERVLVVDAGKFGQRWGDIAQSRGLEITAIRLPWGVAVSPAQIQEALDNDPSIRGVLVQASETSTGVLHPIREIAEITKVRETLLVVDGISAVAISPCPMDDWGVDCLLTGSQKGLMLPPGLAFIALSPRAWNEVERHPCAVAYFDLLRERENCGKNQTLFTPAINLLNGLDVSLHLFRKQGLEEIFRKQWALTCMTRAGVQALGLDLMVKENYTWGLTSILLPQGMDGQRLLEIAARDYGVVMAGGQDHLKGRIVRLGHMGHVDFADILAGIYALRQSFKACGGHSGSRDYLEISLAAYQQALDHKT
- the polA gene encoding DNA polymerase I produces the protein MSLKSRLNLNTDPIFLIDGTSFLYRAFYAFPDLKRSDGFPTNALFIVLRLLLRLQREENPEFAGFFLDGRGATFRHELFTPYKAQRQSTPEGLVQQIEPLVQGVRLFGLTTQISEGVEADDLIASLCSRFKSQRPVIIVGSDKDLLQCLDANVFLWDPGLKNEKLVSKESFQQEHGLDPRQWPDYQALVGDSSDNIPGVPGVGPKTAKALMQRFPTLEALRDNFSSLLPKERKKIEPSLEDLFIYRELTRLRTDLQPEARIFDYQCKPHEGDAFRNFLRTYEFRSLEREILALTPHLAGSGDLLRPRTAKPLRPVGRPKAVQAVSSAIPESGALHDEAQRRVLPLEELPDLGSKTVSVLRLPDGWGLGLGDQELLWTGPTDALIAAAKGSDLVAAHSWKDLLAAEPSWTVIDMARRFDVSLAAYLLQPEERDYAPAALARRYQHELAEEASPANPAQLILQLTAVLQRSTAQAGFEGLVASLEMPLIPVLVDMERSGVLLDQKALRSFLDEVQATLAQLSCSICEKAGKEFNLRSSQQLAEVLFQRLGLKTGRKTPGGSRSTNVEILEKLAGEHPIVPEILEYRKLEKLRSTYLEPLPKLMDREGRVHTTFNQLAVATGRLSSSNPNLQNIPIRGPLGMRMRACFTAPEGHQLISADYSQIELRVLAHLSEDPHLRDLFTRGVDVHAGTAAILFVKDPDQVTADERRKAKTINFGLLYGMGPQKLGRDLGIGLQKAKEFIALYFMRLQKVRDFYEHIVAQAKEQGAVFTLAGRRRILPDINSRNDNMAQTARRMAINTVVQGSAADIIKMAMIRVHHDEILRELRARMVLQVHDELLLEVPTQSCREAGARVADLMATVVNLDVPLVVDWGCGPNWATGHD
- a CDS encoding DUF1844 domain-containing protein yields the protein MEQAHADHQAQRGAFQECFMPHVCFSTFVLSLSSSALVHLGEVPDPDNGKTSINISLAKHTIDILVMLEEKTKGNLDLEESKLLRDMLFELRMHFVRKSS